The following proteins are co-located in the Nilaparvata lugens isolate BPH chromosome 14, ASM1435652v1, whole genome shotgun sequence genome:
- the LOC111045869 gene encoding gastrula zinc finger protein XlCGF57.1-like isoform X1, whose protein sequence is MDSEGEECGSHSGFSPVQMQYLDAQGQDNSRSMLHSQHQGPYMDNWDWPIHEPDQHQDTIEDKYHIQLNVDNQSVYLDHNYSKHPIEIIRIKPEELIEEDEEEEQQQLGVEVEVRSGEIKQESDTCLRIESIYSLSSDRLDSDTSVIEHIKFETKVKEEQQSFKTDHSDALMQTEGFSSDVVPENYESENVSSGLCLPYFEEQECSSSNRSVDATPGNTTMKDSEKIGNEEDLLIENARKNVIDAASDGELTKCQLCGKAFSSTRELNLHCRIIHTAGKHACKFCDYKTYQKSHLITHLRKHTGERPFSCDLCNYKAKQKSHLISHLKSHTGERSFSCDLCDYKTTWNSLLISHLRTHTGERPFSCDFCDYKATRKSHLISHLKSHTGERSFSCDLCNYKAKRKSHLITHLKSHTGERPFSCDLCDYKATQKSHLINHLRTHTEDRPFSCDFCDYKATGKSALTVHLKTHTGDRPFSCDFCDYKATRKSNLISHLKSHTGERSFSCDLCNYKAKRKSDLITHLKSHTGESPFSCDLCDYKAKWKSNLITHLRTHTGEKDH, encoded by the exons ATGGATTCAGAA GGAGAAGAGTGTGGAAGCCACAGTGGATTTAGTCCAGTTCAGATGCAGTACTTGGATGCTCAAGGTCAAGACAACTCAAGGTCAATGCTTCATTCACAACATCAAGGACCATACATGGACAACTGGGATTGGCCAATCCATGAACCAGATCAACATCAAGACACCATTGAAGATAAGTATCACATCCAACTCAATGTGGATAATCAAAGTGTATACTTGGACCACAATTACTCAAAACATCCCATTGAAATAATTCGGATCAAACCAGAGGAACTaattgaagaagatgaagaagaagaacaacaacaacttGGAGTAGAAGTTGAAGTGAGAAGTGGAGAAATAAAGCAAGAGAGTGACACCTGTCTGCGGATTGAAAGCATCTATTCTCTCTCCTCAGATAGACTGGATTCTGACACCTCAGTTATAGAACacataaaatttgaaaccaAAGTTAAGGAGGAACAACAATCTTTCAAAACAGACCATTCAGATGCATTGATGCAAACTGAAGGTTTTTCTTCTGATGTAGTACCTGAAAATTATGAAAGTGAGAATGTGTCATCTGGATTGTGTCTACCATACTTTGAGGAACAAGAATGTTCAAGCTCCAATAGGTCTGTTGATGCAACTCCTGGAAACACTACCATGAAAGATTCTGAAAAAATTGGCAATGAGGAGGACTTACTAATTGAAAATGCAAGGAAGAATGTAATTGATGCAGCAAGTGATGGTGAATTAACAAAGTGTCAATTGTGTGGTAAAGCTTTCAGCAGCACTAgagaattgaatcttcattgcAGAATAATACACACAGCTGGAAAACATGCTTGTAAATTCTGTGACTACAAAACATATCAGAAATCACATCTCATCACTCATCTAAGGAAACACACAGGTgaaagacccttcagctgtgatttgtGTAACTACAAAGCAAAACAGAAATCACACCTCATCTCTCATCTAAAGTCACACACAGGTGAAAGATCCTTCAGCTGTGACTTATGTGACTACAAAACAACATGGAATTCACTTCTCATCAGTCATCTAAGGACACACACAGGTgaaagacccttcagctgtgatttttgtgactacaaagcaaCACGGAAATCACACCTCATCTCTCATCTAAAGTCACACACAGGTGAAAGATccttcagctgtgatttgtGTAACTACAAAGCAAAACGGAAATCACATCTCATCACTCATCTGAAGTCACACACAGGTgaaagacccttcagctgtgatttgtGTGATTACAAAGCAACACAGAAATCACATCTCATCAATCATCTAAGGACACACACAGAAGAtagacccttcagctgtgatttttgtgattacAAAGCAACAGGTAAATCAGCACTCACTGTACATCTAAAGACACATACAGGAGAtagacccttcagctgtgatttttgtgactacaaaGCTACACGGAAATCAAACCTCATCTCTCATCTAAAGTCACACACAGGTGAAAGATccttcagctgtgatttgtGTAACTACAAAGCAAAACGGAAATCAGATCTCATCACTCATCTAAAGTCACACACAGGTGAAAGTCCCTTTAGCTGTGATTTGTGTGACTACAAAGCAAAATGGAAATCAAATCTCATCACTCATCTAAGGACACACACAGGAGAGAAAGACCATTAA
- the LOC120354245 gene encoding zinc finger protein OZF-like, which translates to MQPDYLDGQVQDNSRSLPHSQHQGPDMDNCDWPIHEPDQHQDTIEDKHHIQLNVDNKSVYLNHNYSKHPIEIIWIKPEELIEEDEEEEQQQLGVEVEVRSGEIKQESDTCLQIESIYSLSSDRLNSDPSVIEQIKFETGKIKEEQQSFETDHSDALMQIEGFSSDGVSENYESESVSSGLYIPYFAEQEGSGSHRSVDATPGNFMMKDSGKIGNEVDLLIENARENVIDAASDSELTRCQLCGDEFSSTKEFNLHCRIHTAGKHYACKFCNYKTKWKSQLITHLRTHTGERPFSCDFCDYKAKQKSYLITHLKSHTGERPFSCDFCDYKATQKSNLINHLRKHSGERPFSCDLCDYKATLKSDLINHLKSHTGERPFSCDFCDYKATRKSHLITHLRTHTGERPFSCDFCDYKATRKSTLSRHLKTHTGLDPLADISVTTKQH; encoded by the coding sequence ATGCAGCCAGACTACTTGGATGGTCAAGTTCAAGACAACTCAAGATCACTGCCCCATTCACAACATCAAGGACCAGACATGGACAACTGTGATTGGCCAATCCATGAACCAGATCAACATCAAGACACCATTGAAGATAAGCATCACATCCAACTCAATGTGGATAATAAAAGTGTATACTTGAACCACAATTACTCCAAACATCCCATTGAAATAATTTGGATCAAACCAGAGGAACTaattgaagaagatgaagaagaagaacaacaacaacttGGAGTAGAAGTTGAAGTGAGAAGTGGAGAAATAAAGCAAGAGAGTGACACCTGTCTGCAGATTGAAAGCATCTATTCTCTCTCCTCAGATAGACTAAACTCTGACCCCTCTgttattgaacaaataaaatttgaaactggTAAAATTAAGGAGGAACAACAATCTTTTGAAACAGACCATTCAGATGCATTGATGCAAATTGAAGGTTTTTCTTCTGATGGAGTATCTGAGAATTATGAGAGTGAAAGTGTATCATCTGGACTGTACATACCATACTTTGCAGAACAAGAAGGTTCAGGCTCCCATAGGTCTGTTGATGCAACTCCTGGAAACTTTATGATGAAAGATTCTGGAAAAATTGGCAATGAGGTGGACTTACTAATCGAAAATGCAAGGGAGAATGTGATTGATGCAGCAAGTGATAGTGAATTAACAAGGTGTCAATTGTGTGGTGATGAATTCAGCAGCACTAAAGAATTTAATCTTCATTGCAGAATACACACAGCTGGAAAACATTATGCTTGCAAATTCTGTAACTACAAAACAAAATGGAAATCACAACTCATCACTCATCTAAGGACACACACAGGTgaaagacccttcagctgtgatttctGTGACTACAAAGCAAAACAGAAATCATATCTTATCACTCATCTAAAGTCACACACGGGTgaaagacccttcagctgtgatttctGTGATTACAAAGCAACACAGAAATCAAATCTCATCAATCATCTAAGGAAACACTCGGGAGAAAGACCATTCAGCTGTGATCTCTGTGACTACAAAGCAACACTGAAATCAGATCTCATCAATCATCTAAAGTCACACACAGGTgaaagacccttcagctgtgatttctGTGATTACAAAGCAACACGGAAATCACATCTTATCACTCATCTAAGGACACACACGGgagaaagacccttcagctgtgatttctGTGATTACAAAGCAACACGGAAATCAACTCTTAGTAGACATCTAAAGACACACACTGGATTAGACCCTTTAGCTGATATTTCTGTGACTACAAAGCAACACTGA